The sequence CGGAATCTCCTCGGGACGCGGGGTGGCGGCCGTGCTGGCGGCGGGTGCGGCGGGGGCCTGGGTCGGTACGGCGTTCAGCGCCTGCGTCGAGGCCTCGGTCACCCCGACCATACGCACGGCGTTGCTCGCCGCTCGTGACACCGACACCGTCACCACCCGGGTGTTCGACGTCGCACAGGGCTACCCGTGGCCGGCGACATTGCCAGAACGGGTGCTGCGCAACACATTTACCGACACGTGGGACGGCAGGGAAGCCGAGCTGACGGACACCGACCGGGACGCGCTAGCCGCGGCCGTCGCCGCCGAGGACCACCGGCTGGCGCCGATCAACGCCGGCCAGGGCGTCGGGGTGCTCGACACCGTCGAATCCGCGGCGGACCTGATCGAGCGGCTGACCACCGAGGCGGAACAGTTGCTCGTTCGTTGGGGCGCAGCGGGTTAGCCGATCAGGACGGCGTAGCGGGGCTTGATCACGTCGTCGATGAGCGCGAGCCGCTCGTTGAACGAGATGAACGCCGACTTCATCGCGTTGATGGTGAACCACTGCAGATCGGTCCAGCCGTAGCCGAACGCCTCGACCAGCCGCAGCATCTCGTGGCTCATCGAGGTGTCGCTCATCAACCGGTTGTCGGTGTTCACGGTGACGCGGAACCGCTGCCGCGCCAACAGGTCGAAGGGATGCTCGGCGATGCTGGCGACCGCGCCGGTCTGCACGTTGCTGCTCGGACACATCTCGAACGGAATTCGCTTGTCGCGCAACAGCGACGCCAGCCTGCCCAGTTTGGCGGTGCCGTCCTGCGCGACGGTGATGTCGTCGACGATCCGCACCCCGTGGCCCAACCGGTCGGCGCCGCAGTAGGCGATCGCCTCGTGGATGGACGGCAGGCCGAACGCCTCACCGGCGTGAATTGTGAAGCGCGCGTTGTTGCTTCGCATGTACTCGAACGCGTCGAGGTGCCGCGTGGGCGGATAGCCGGCCTCGGCGCCAGCGATGTCGAAGCCGACAACGCCCTTGTCGCGGAACCGGATCGCCAGCTTCGCGATCTCCAGGGAACGGGCGGCGTGGCGCATCGCGGTGACCAGGCAGCGCACCGTGATGGCACGGCCCTCGGCGCTGGCGGCCTTCTCGCCGTCGACGAAGCCGGCCAGCACCGCGTCGACGACCGCGTCCAGCGACATCCCGCCGTCGATGTGCAGCTCCGGGGCGAAACGGACTTCGGCGTAGACGACGTTGTCCTCGGCGAGGTCCTCGACGCACTCGTAGGCCACCCGGTGCAGCGCCTCCGGGGTCTGCATCACCCCGACGGTGTGGGCGAACGGCTGCAGGTAGCGCTCCAGCGACCCGCTGTGCGTGGCGGTGCGGAAGATCTTGGCGAGCTCGTCGGGGTCGGTGGAGGGCAGATCTGTGTAACCGGTCGCGTCGGCCAGCTCGACGACGGTGGTCGGGCGCAGGCCCCCGTCGAGATGGTCGTGCAGCAGCGCCTTGGGGGCGCGCCGGATGTTCTCCAGGGTCAGCGGCGTCGTCATGGCTCCATCTTGCGCAAAAACCCTGGTTACGAACAGGCTTGCGGACGCCGAAAACCCTCGGCCGTCCGGGCGCGGTGATAGGTTGCTGAGCATCTGACCCACCGCGACGACGTGGCGCACTGTAATTACGGCGATGCTGACTATCGACGGCTTTTCTCAGGTGGTGCATGCGATTTACACCACCGCCGTCGGGGCTCGTCCGTGGGAGTCGACCCTCGACGAGATCGCCACCGCCATTGAGGGCCAGCAATGCCTGTTGATGTCCACCGGGCAGGACAACGAGATCGCCCATCAATCAGCTCGATCCGATCCGGGCGGTGTCGCTAGCTATAACCAGTACTACGGTCGGCTGGATCCGGCTCCCGCCGCCATCGAGGATGTTCCGACCGGGCAGGTGGCCGCTTTTCAGCAACTGTTCCCCGCCGATGCGCTGCGCGGCAGTGAGTTCTACAACGACTGGGGGGTTCCCAACGGGCACGGGGATTGCACCTTTTCGGTGCTGACCCGGCGCGGCGCCGACGCGTCGTGGCTTTCGGTGACCGCGGAGGCGCGTACGGACCCGTTCAGCACGCCGCAGCGGATGACGCTGCTGTCGGCCCTCGTGCCGCACCTGCAGCACGCGATCGCACTCCGCACGCGGCTGTCCGACACGGATCGCCACTGCGAGGAACTCGCCGCCGCGGTGGACGCAGCATCCGATGCGATGGCGATAGTGCGCGACGACGGTCTGCTCAGCTACCTGAACCCGGCGGCCGACGCGATATTCAGCGGGGGCAAACGGCTTGCATGCGACCGGCGGGACCTTGCGGGCTTCGGGGGCCGCCGTCGATCGCGCGCTCGCCGCCGCGGTCAGCGCGGCGGTGGGCCGCGCGGGCGTGCCGACCGCCGGGTGGGTGACGGTACCCAGGCCGGGGCGGCGACCGTACGTGGTCCGGGTCGTTCCGGTGTCGGCGACGGGCACACCGGCGGCGTTGGTGATCGTCGTCGATCCCGACCGCAATCCACTGCCCACGGTCGAGGCGCTGATCCGCCGTTACGGGCTGACCCGGACCGAAGCCGAGGTGGCCCGCCGTGTGCTCGACGGGGACGGGCTGGGACCCATCGCCCGGGAACGGTCGGTGTCCATCACCACGATCCGCACCCATATGAAGCACATCTTCGAAAAAACCGGCACCCGCCGCCAAGCCGAACTCGTCCGGCTGATACTCGGCGCCACCACTTCCTGACCGAATCTCCTCCATTCGGATGACGACGCCGCGCGGCGCCGGTGATTTGCTCGGCGCAGGCCCGCTGCGACGAAGGGGAAGCGACGATGAGCAACTTGACCAGATCGGCACTGCCGCAGATCACCACGGCGGGGTTTGCCATCGCGGGGGCGGCGGTCCTGCTGGCCGGCACACCGGACGAAGCGCCGACCGAGATCCGGGCCGAGGTGCGACTGGCCTCGACCGAATCGGTCCCGATGAGCCCGATGCTCGAGGAGCCGTGGTGGCTGTCCGACAACGATCGCCTGTTCGGGCCCGCGGCGGCGGTCCAAAACCCGCTCGCCGCGTTCGGGGGCATCAACATCTTCAACCCCGTCGGCCCGGGAGGCTGGTTGATCGGCAACGGCCTGGACGCCAGCCCCGATTGCATCGGCACCGCGTGTAACGGCGGCAACGGCGGGCTGTTGTGGGGCCGCGGCGGCAATGGCGCCAATGGCGGAAACGGCGGCGACGCCGGACTGTTCGGCAATGGCGGCAACGGGGGCAACGCCACCGTTGCCGGAATGGCCGGCGGTAGCGGCGGTCGCGGCGGCTGGCTGGTCGGCAACGGCGGGGCTGGTGGAAACGGCGCCGTCGGCATCAGCCCCGGTCAGGCCGGCGCCGACGGCGGGCGTGGCAGCGACGGCGGGGCCGGCGGCAATGCCGGGCTGTTCGGCAACGGCGGCAACGGCGGCAATGGCGGAACCGGCGCCCGTGGGGCGAACGGTTTCACCGGTGCCGCCGGGGATGGCACCGACGGCGCTGCCGGTGGCGCGGGCGGTAATGGCGGAGCAGGCGGGGCAGGTGGGACTTTGTCCGGCGATGGCGGGTCGGGTGGGCTCGGCGGTGCGGGCGGAGCCGGCGGTTCGGGCGGGCACGGCGCATTCGGCTCCCCACTGGAAAACGACGGTGCGGGCAAAGTCGGCGGTTCGGGCGGCGCCGGGGGTGCCGGCGGGGCTGGCGGCGCGGGCGGAACAACGATCGTGGGCCAGGTTGGCGCCGGCGGGGCCGGCGGCGCGGGCGGGGCCGGCGGCGTAGCCGGTAATGGCGGAAACGGCGCCCAAGGTGACATGCAGGTCAACGATGGCCGCGGCGGGAACGGCGGGGACGGCGGCGATCCCGGGGCCGGCGGTCAAGGTGGTACCGGCGGGCCCGGCGCCACCACCGGCGCCGACGGCGCGGACGGCGCGACCCCCACCAGCGGCGGCAACGGCGGCAACGGTGGCGACGGTGCCCACGGCGAGAGTGGAGCGGGCAACCTCGCGGCCGCGCACGGCCGCGAGGGCGGTAGTGGTGGCGACGGCGGACTCGTTGGCAACGGCGGTCGCGGTGGCGCCGGCGGCGACGGCGGTTACGTCAGCGACGGCGGCCCTGGTGAGGGCGGAGCCGGCGGGGACGGCGGTGCAGGCGGCAATGCCACCCATGGGCGCGGCGGAAACGGCGGCGCTGGCGGCGCGGGCAGCAGCGGTCCCGGCAATGTTGTCACCTTCGCCTTCGGTGGCAACGGCGGCTCCGGCGGTCAAGGGGGCGAAAGCATCACCGGAGCCGGTGGGGACGGCGGTCGCGGCGGCGACGGCGGCCACGGCGGAAATAACAACCAGCCGAGTTCGGTGGGTGGCGGAGGTGGAGGCGGCGCGAACGGCGGAAGCGGCGGCACGGACGGCGGTGATGGTGGTGACGGCGGCCGCGGCGGCAACGCCGGCAGCTCATCCGGCGGCGTCAGTCTCGGCGGCCCCGGCGGGAACGGTGGTAAGGGCGGCTCCGGCAGCACAGGCGCTGGGGGTGCAGGGGGCGACGGTGGCGACGGCGGTAGCGGCCACAGCGAGGAAGCGGTAAGCCTCGGCGGATTCGGCGGTAGCGGCGGGGATGGCGGTGACGGTAGCAGCGGCGTCGGGGACCCGGGTCAGGCCGGCAGCGCCAATGCCGGCAACACCGGTGGTTCGGGCGGTGCCGGCGGTGAAGGCGGCAGCCCGTAACGACCTTTCCTAGCCGGGCATCATTCGGTCGATGATCAACGGTCGGTCAGAGGGCGGTTTGTCGCCAACGGACCACGCGTCGTCCAGTTCGGCAAGCGCCCCCGCGAACCGCTCAGGAGTGTCGGTGTACAGGGTGAACAGCGCCTCACCGGCGGCGACGGGCTCCCCGGGGCGGCGGTGGATGAGCAGCCCGGCGCCGGACTGCACCCGTTCGCCTGGGGCCGAGCGGCCCGCGCCGAGCCGCCACACCGCCAGCCCCACCGCCATCGCGTCGATGGTTCCCATGGTTCCGCCCCGCGGTGCTGTCACCGCCTCGGAGTGCGCGCCGAGGGGCAGCGGTGCGGCGGGGTCCCCGCCCTGGGCGGCGACCAGGGCGCGGAACCGGTCCATCGCCGACCCGTCGCGCAGCGCCTCGGCCGGGTCCACGCCGTCGAGCCCGCCGGCGTCGAGCATCTCGGCGGCCAGCGCCACCGTGAGCTCCACCACGTCGGGTGGCCCGCCGCCGGCCAACACCTCCAGCGACTCCTCGACCTCGACGGCGTTGCCGACCGCGCGGCCCAGCGGCGTCGACATGTCGGTCAGCAGCGCCCGGGTCTTCAGCCCGGCGGCCGTGCCCAGATCGACCATCGTGCGGGCCAGCTCGCGGGCCTCGGTCTCGGTCTTCAGGAACGCCCCCGAACCCACCTTGGTGTCGAGCACCAGCGCGCGGGTGCCCTCGGCGATCTTCTTGCTCATCACCGAGCTGGCGATCAGCGGCAGCGACTCGGTGGTGGCGGTGACGTCGCGCAGCGCGTAGATCTTGCGGTCGGCAGGAGCCAAATCACCGGCGGCGAAAATTGCCGCACCAAGGTCGCAAAGTTGTTGGCGGACTTGAGCGGTGGAGATCTCCGCGGTGAACCCGGGAATGGACTCCAGCTTGTCGAGCGTGCCGCCGGTGTGGCCCAGCCCGCGCCCGGCGGCCTGCGGCACCGCGCCACCGCAGGCCATCACCACCGGCACCAGCGGGATCGTGATCTTGTCGCCGACCCCGCCGGTGGAATGCTTGTCCACCAACGCCAGCGGCTTACCGTCACGGCGCAGGTCAGAGAAGTCCAGCCGATCCCCCGAGGCCACCATGGCCGCTGTCCAGCGGGCGATCTCGGCGCTCGTCATCCCGCGCAGGAAGATCGCCATCAGCAGCGCCGACATCTGCGCGTCGGCCATCTGCCCGCGTGTGTAGGCGTCGATCACCCAGTCGATTGCCTCGTCCGACAGCTCCCCGCCATCGCGTTTGATCCGGATGACCGTCGGCGCGTCAAACGACTGCGACATTGTCTGTGTCCCCTTGGCCGCCGAGTGTGGGGTTGTGACACGCTTTTCCGCCGCACGCGTGCGGGTAACCCACGTTCGGCGGTCGGGTGTCAAACCTGGGCTGCGTCACGGGGTTTCCTCGAGGCGGGCCAGGTCCTGCGGGCCGAAGGCGTCGGGCAGCAGCTCCCCCAACGTCCTGGGGCCGCGCGGATGCTCGATCAGCATCTCTGGGCCGCCGTGCTCGAGCAGCACCTGCCGACACCGTCCGCACGGCATCAACAACTCCCCCGCGGCGTCGACGCACGACAGCGCGATCAGGCGTCCGCCGCCGCCGGAATGCAGTGCGCAGACCACTGCGCACTCGGCGCACAGACCAAGACCATATGAGACATTTTCCACATTGCAGCCCGTCACCACCCGACCGTCGTCGACCAGCGCCGCCGCACCGACGGCGAACCCCGAATACGGCGCATATGCCTGGGCTGCGACTTCGGTTGCCTTGGCGCGCAACATCTT comes from Mycolicibacterium pulveris and encodes:
- a CDS encoding adenosine deaminase; the encoded protein is MTTPLTLENIRRAPKALLHDHLDGGLRPTTVVELADATGYTDLPSTDPDELAKIFRTATHSGSLERYLQPFAHTVGVMQTPEALHRVAYECVEDLAEDNVVYAEVRFAPELHIDGGMSLDAVVDAVLAGFVDGEKAASAEGRAITVRCLVTAMRHAARSLEIAKLAIRFRDKGVVGFDIAGAEAGYPPTRHLDAFEYMRSNNARFTIHAGEAFGLPSIHEAIAYCGADRLGHGVRIVDDITVAQDGTAKLGRLASLLRDKRIPFEMCPSSNVQTGAVASIAEHPFDLLARQRFRVTVNTDNRLMSDTSMSHEMLRLVEAFGYGWTDLQWFTINAMKSAFISFNERLALIDDVIKPRYAVLIG
- a CDS encoding helix-turn-helix transcriptional regulator, which encodes MRASGAAVDRALAAAVSAAVGRAGVPTAGWVTVPRPGRRPYVVRVVPVSATGTPAALVIVVDPDRNPLPTVEALIRRYGLTRTEAEVARRVLDGDGLGPIARERSVSITTIRTHMKHIFEKTGTRRQAELVRLILGATTS
- a CDS encoding thymidine phosphorylase — protein: MSQSFDAPTVIRIKRDGGELSDEAIDWVIDAYTRGQMADAQMSALLMAIFLRGMTSAEIARWTAAMVASGDRLDFSDLRRDGKPLALVDKHSTGGVGDKITIPLVPVVMACGGAVPQAAGRGLGHTGGTLDKLESIPGFTAEISTAQVRQQLCDLGAAIFAAGDLAPADRKIYALRDVTATTESLPLIASSVMSKKIAEGTRALVLDTKVGSGAFLKTETEARELARTMVDLGTAAGLKTRALLTDMSTPLGRAVGNAVEVEESLEVLAGGGPPDVVELTVALAAEMLDAGGLDGVDPAEALRDGSAMDRFRALVAAQGGDPAAPLPLGAHSEAVTAPRGGTMGTIDAMAVGLAVWRLGAGRSAPGERVQSGAGLLIHRRPGEPVAAGEALFTLYTDTPERFAGALAELDDAWSVGDKPPSDRPLIIDRMMPG
- a CDS encoding cytidine deaminase encodes the protein MTADIDWKMLRAKATEVAAQAYAPYSGFAVGAAALVDDGRVVTGCNVENVSYGLGLCAECAVVCALHSGGGGRLIALSCVDAAGELLMPCGRCRQVLLEHGGPEMLIEHPRGPRTLGELLPDAFGPQDLARLEETP